The DNA region ACATTCAACCAAAACGAAACTTATTTGTCTATTTTTTTTAGATCAAAAAATAAATATTTTTTATCGAAAGATTGTTCTAAGACAAGTAAGTATCGTGATCTTACCCACAAAGACTGGTAAAATTCTTACCCCATTAAAGAAACAAAATTACAAAGCAATCGACTCGCCGATTGAAAATAAGAAATAACGCTGCAAAGAGAATGACATGTGGCGATGCGAGAGTGGGAATAACAACTACACTGTAAAACACGTACCAAACTGTATGAAAGAATTTCTGTTTTAATGCTCAACAGCAAATCATTGCTAGCCATTAAAACGTATAAAAATTGAAATTTATAATATTACTTACCGGAGAGTATCTACTCATGAAAAAGACCAAAATCGTATGTACGATTGGCCCGAAAACTGAATCTGTTGAAAAACTAACTGAACTTGCAAACGCTGGTATGAATGTAATGCGTTTGAACTTCTCACACGGTGATTTCCAAGAGCATGGCAACCGAATCAACAATCTTCGCCAAGTAATGAAGAACACAGGAAAACAACTGGCTATTCTACTTGATACCAAAGGTCCAGAAATTCGTACTATCAAATTAGAAAATGGTGACGATGTCGCTTTAGTTGCTGGTCAAGAATTCACTTTCACAACCGATACCTCTGTTGTTGGCAACATTAATACTGTTGCGGTTACTTACCCTGGCTTTGCTCAAGATCTTGCTGCTGGTGACACAATCTTAGTCGATGATGGCCTAATTGAGATGGTTGTTGTTGCAACTACCGAAACTGAAGTTAAGTGCAAAGTGCTTAACAACGGTGATCTAGGCGAAAATAAAGGTGTTAACCTTCCTGGTGTTTCAGTAAAACTTCCAGCACTGGCAGAAAAAGATAAAGCTGATCTTAAATTTGGTTGTGAGCAAGGTGTTGATTTCGTTGCCGCATCTTTCATCCGTAAAGCAGACGATGTAAAAGAAATCCGTGAGCTTCTTGTGGCGAACGGGGGCGCTGACATCCAAATCATCTCTAAAATTGAGAACCAAGAAGGCGTTGATAACTTTGACGAAATTCTTGAAGCTTCTGACGGCATCATGGTTGCTCGTGGTGACCTAGGTGTTGAGATCCCAGTTGAAGAAGTAATCTTCGCTCAAAAAATGATGATCGAGAAGTGTAACCGCGCACGTAAAGTGGTTATCACTGCAACTCAAATGCTTGATTCTATGATCAAAAA from Vibrio casei includes:
- the pykF gene encoding pyruvate kinase PykF codes for the protein MKKTKIVCTIGPKTESVEKLTELANAGMNVMRLNFSHGDFQEHGNRINNLRQVMKNTGKQLAILLDTKGPEIRTIKLENGDDVALVAGQEFTFTTDTSVVGNINTVAVTYPGFAQDLAAGDTILVDDGLIEMVVVATTETEVKCKVLNNGDLGENKGVNLPGVSVKLPALAEKDKADLKFGCEQGVDFVAASFIRKADDVKEIRELLVANGGADIQIISKIENQEGVDNFDEILEASDGIMVARGDLGVEIPVEEVIFAQKMMIEKCNRARKVVITATQMLDSMIKNPRPTRAEAGDVANAIMDGTDAVMLSGESAKGKYPVEAVTIMAQICARTDRALKAELSSRLDSPRLRITEAVCKSAVETAEKLAAPVIVVATEAGKSARSVRKYFPTAKIIAVTTNTKTAAQLCLSKGVTPIVVESINDTEDFYRQGMALALETGYGEKGDVTVMVSGALVPSGTTNTSSVHVL